One window from the genome of Elaeis guineensis isolate ETL-2024a chromosome 5, EG11, whole genome shotgun sequence encodes:
- the LOC105045660 gene encoding transcription factor AS1 — protein sequence MKERQRWRAEEDAILRAYVKQYGPREWNLVSQRMNVPLHRDAKSCLERWKNYLKPGIKKGSLTEEEQRLVIRLQAKHGNKWKKIAAEVPGRTAKRLGKWWEVFKEKQQREQRESSKPVLSSFEQGKYDRILENFAEKLVKEHRITPLLMATPLLPPWLSNSNSSHRPSSPSVTLTLSPSTVPPASIPWLQTERGAENSLGLASSQQNMVSGVPSVDGQTVSELVECCRELEEGHRAWVAHKKEAAWRLKRVELQLESEKACKRREKMEEIEAKVRALREEQQRALERIEAEYKEQILGLRRDAEVKEQKLAEQWAAKHMRLTKFLEQMGCRQWSGTEMNGR from the coding sequence ATGAAGGAAAGGCAGCGCTGGAGAGCTGAAGAGGACGCAATCTTGCGCGCATACGTGAAGCAGTATGGACCCCGGGAGTGGAACCTTGTGTCCCAGCGGATGAACGTGCCCCTTCACAGGGATGCCAAATCCTGCTTGGAGAGGTGGAAGAACTACCTTAAGCCAGGGATCAAGAAGGGCTCTCTTACTGAGGAGGAGCAGCGCCTTGTGATCAGGCTCCAGGCCAAGCACGGTAACAAGTGGAAGAAGATCGCCGCGGAGGTCCCGGGCCGCACCGCCAAGAGGCTTGGCAAGTGGTGGGAAGTCTTCAAGGAGAAGCAgcagagagagcaaagagagagcAGCAAACCTGTCTTGAGCTCCTTCGAGCAGGGAAAATACGATCGCATTCTCGAGAACTTTGCAGAGAAGCTGGTAAAAGAGCACCGGATCACCCCATTGCTCATGGCTACACCACTACTTCCTCCATGGCTTTCAAACTCCAATAGCTCCCACAGACCATCCTCGCCTTCTGTGACTCTAACTCTTTCTCCTTCCACCGTGCCTCCTGCATCAATTCCCTGGCTTCAAACAGAACGAGGAGCGGAGAATAGCTTGGGCTTGGCTAGTTCGCAGCAGAACATGGTATCAGGAGTTCCTTCAGTGGATGGTCAGACAGTCTCAGAGCTGGTAGAGTGTTGCAGAGAGTTAGAAGAAGGGCATCGAGCTTGGGTGGCGCACAAGAAGGAAGCAGCATGGAGGCTGAAGAGGGTCGagctgcagctggagtcggagaaggcTTGCAAGAGGAGGGAGAAGATGGAGGAGATCGAGGCTAAGGTGAGGGCACTCCGGGAGGAGCAGCAGCGGGCACTGGAGAGGATTGAAGCAGAGTACAAGGAGCAGATCTTAGGATTGAGGAGGGATGCTGAAGTTAAGGAACAGAAGTTGGCGGAGCAGTGGGCGGCGAAGCACATGCGGCTGACCAAGTTTCTTGAGCAGATGGGTTGTCGTCAATGGTCGGGGACTGAGATGAATGGTCGGTGA